The Lepisosteus oculatus isolate fLepOcu1 chromosome 4, fLepOcu1.hap2, whole genome shotgun sequence genome window below encodes:
- the iho1 gene encoding interactor of HORMAD1 protein 1 isoform X2 gives MNVNLLNVEEIFSIPGATRGNKLSFGRSGTHSGYSRMTDPMFLAGCRVRHSHSQDTYQEMSQPSITALAFQHGSQEVSEPKGSAKYQTRPYNFGVDKWEKPIESQLGCGKAKGILGLFEESKKKAKEKDESELFNNRFSQLEESVDHIKISLNRIESQADSRKTFIAEGLDVCSKQLEDKVRSMCDPVLSELKSQSQVLAEMEKMETEGSLPTTLICGLLQG, from the exons ATGAATGTCAATTTATTGAATGTTGAGGAGATATTCAGCATTCCTGGGGCAACAag GGGAAACAAGTTATCCTTTGGCAGGAGTGGCACCCACAGTGGTTACTCAAGAATGACAGATCCCATGTTCCTGGCTGGATGTCGGGTTCGACACAGTCATTCTCAGGATACATACCAGGAGATGAGTCAGCCATCCATAACAGCCCTGGCCTTTCAGCATGGTTCTCAAGAA GTAAGTGAGCCAAAAGGTTCAGCAAAATATCAGACAAGGCCCTATAATTTTGGAGTGGACAAATGGGAGAAACCTATAGAGTCTCAGCTTGGATGTGGGAAAGCCAAAGGAATCTTGGGACTATTTgaagaaagcaagaaaaaagcTAAAGAGAAAGatgaaag TGAGTTGTTCAATAATAGATTTTCACAACTTGAGGAAAGCGTAGATCAC ataaaaatatctttaaatagAATTGAGAGCCAGGCAGATTCTAGAAAGACATTTATTGCTGAAGGTCTGGATGTTTGTTCAAAGCAAT TGGAGGACAAAGTGAGATCAATGTGTGATCCAGTACTAAGTGAGCTGAAATCTCAAAGTCAAGTACTGGCAGAGATGGAAAAAATGGAGACAGAA GGTTCTCTTCCTACTACACTCATCTGTGGGCTACTGCAAggttag
- the iho1 gene encoding interactor of HORMAD1 protein 1 isoform X1, with protein MNVNLLNVEEIFSIPGATRGNKLSFGRSGTHSGYSRMTDPMFLAGCRVRHSHSQDTYQEMSQPSITALAFQHGSQEVSEPKGSAKYQTRPYNFGVDKWEKPIESQLGCGKAKGILGLFEESKKKAKEKDESELFNNRFSQLEESVDHIKISLNRIESQADSRKTFIAEGLDVCSKQLEDKVRSMCDPVLSELKSQSQVLAEMEKMETEMKSCMLALQDNIERMKMEHSKDNGKISEKLDLLNSSLKFDELVSFLTNLASSYRPTCNVKDCTVQTSPRLCENFCLVSEEKTYFESTRVCKTNTLQPSTALMPEELGNGTSTSEKESDEQCAKVSGTINEQAIFFLDEDRSMNTLKNRVDENPSLSSYYMHSTGAISGLSEPDNGLQTYFMKENEQHERKGHVQSSHISDTQNENNLYGLNGLTQTSNTFKGEEVVNGLSKESNAKDVRDPKKDWKRKKGFRKGFKKFPSRKKQKVKISVLSQSKTESMLHPCEDRQGFRNETQMQRDPFETEVENVRMSAEKHQYQTAKLQKKKNKIIPVSYSCESVGKTSQGSCRMGPTKVDLNLWDYFQDSSCTQHITGYEKKTLSWVSPFSPLVHKNTFPIVSIPKKQEMQESKVVSYLCVFDSSDDSD; from the exons ATGAATGTCAATTTATTGAATGTTGAGGAGATATTCAGCATTCCTGGGGCAACAag GGGAAACAAGTTATCCTTTGGCAGGAGTGGCACCCACAGTGGTTACTCAAGAATGACAGATCCCATGTTCCTGGCTGGATGTCGGGTTCGACACAGTCATTCTCAGGATACATACCAGGAGATGAGTCAGCCATCCATAACAGCCCTGGCCTTTCAGCATGGTTCTCAAGAA GTAAGTGAGCCAAAAGGTTCAGCAAAATATCAGACAAGGCCCTATAATTTTGGAGTGGACAAATGGGAGAAACCTATAGAGTCTCAGCTTGGATGTGGGAAAGCCAAAGGAATCTTGGGACTATTTgaagaaagcaagaaaaaagcTAAAGAGAAAGatgaaag TGAGTTGTTCAATAATAGATTTTCACAACTTGAGGAAAGCGTAGATCAC ataaaaatatctttaaatagAATTGAGAGCCAGGCAGATTCTAGAAAGACATTTATTGCTGAAGGTCTGGATGTTTGTTCAAAGCAAT TGGAGGACAAAGTGAGATCAATGTGTGATCCAGTACTAAGTGAGCTGAAATCTCAAAGTCAAGTACTGGCAGAGATGGAAAAAATGGAGACAGAA aTGAAATCTTGTATGTTAGCTCTGCAGGACAACATAGAAAGAATGAAAATGGAGCATAGCAAAGATAATGGGAAAATAAGTGAAAAGCTGGATTTGTTAAACAGCAGCCTAAAGTTTGATGAACTTGTGTCTTTTCTCACCAACTTGGCGTCCTCTTATAGGCCTACGTGTAATGTTAAAGATTGCACTGTTCAGACATCACCTCGTTTGTGTGAAAATTTTTGTCTTGTCAGTGAAGAAAAGACTTACTTTGAAAGCACACGGGTATGTAAAACTAACACACTACAGCCCAGCACTGCTCTCATGCCAGAGGAGTTGGGCAATGGGACATCAACATCTGAAAAGGAATCTGATGAACAATGTGCCAAAGTCTCGGGAACAATAAACGAACAAgccattttttttctagatGAGGATCGATCAAtgaatactttaaaaaacagagTAGATGAGAATCCTTCCTTGAGTTCATATTACATGCATTCTACTGGGGCAATTTCCGGCCTCTCTGAGCCAGACAATGGGTTACAAAcatattttatgaaagaaaatgaacaacatgaaagaaaagggcatgtCCAGTCCAGCCATATTTCAGacacacaaaatgaaaataacctcTATGGGTTAAATGGGTTGACACAGACCTCGAACACTTTCAAAGGTGAAGAAGTGGTCAACGGTCTTAGCAAGGAAAGCAATGCTAAAGACGTCCGAGATCCTAAAAAAGACTGGAAACGAAAAAAAGGCTTTAGGAAAGGGTTTAAAAAATTCCCTTCCAGGAAAAAgcaaaaagttaaaatatcaGTGTTGTCACAAAGTAAAACAGAAAGTATGCTGCACCCTTGTGAGGACAGGCAAGGCTTTAGAAATGAAACCCAAATGCAAAGGGATCCCTTTGAGACTGAAGTTGAGAATGTAAGGATGTCAGCTGAAAAGCATCAATATCAAACAGCAaaactccaaaaaaaaaagaataagattATTCCGGTGTCTTATTCCTGCGAGAGTGTTGGAAAAACTAGCCAAGGAAGCTGTAGAATGGGGCCCACAAAAGTAGACCTAAATCTATGGGACTATTTTCAAGACAGCTCATGTACACAGCATATTACTGGATAcgaaaagaaaacactttcctGGGTAAGTCCATTTAGCCCTTTAGTGCACAAAAATACCTTTCCTATTGTCAGTATTcctaaaaaacaagaaatgcaaGAAAGCAAAGTTGTTTCATATTTATGCGTTTTTGACTCCAGTGATGATTCTGATTAA
- the LOC107077422 gene encoding uncharacterized protein C3orf84 isoform X2, which produces MPRDLAGSWFPTGYHGHTRSKSRNDFLQEYRLAARPCPPERLIQRLRENPRKHSFSKHDNRHVFQGNAVYFESGLGTRRVKTAIAEGANFKPDLIAWAPLKEELAKAGPAHSTYRASYWHAQPPAAHSRFLLPHRLLPAPETYTTTYRHTYSHCQPNPSVLTDMMTGRVVTRPLEKEVTFAYMNGRLEPKTSQPRRPHTSLAPLSVSDCLKWHVTQ; this is translated from the exons ATGCCGAGAGATCTGGCTGGGTCTTGG TTTCCCACTGGGTATCATGGACACACCCGCAGTAAATCCCGCAATGACTTCCTGCAGGAGTATCGTCTAGCAGCCAGACCCTGTCCCCCAGAGAGACTCATACAGAGGCTCAGG gaaaatccaAGGAAACACAGTTTCTCCAAACACGATAACCGGCACGTGTTCCAGGGCAACGCGGTTTACTTTGAAAGT GGTCTGGGAACGCGGAGGGTGAAAACTGCCATCGCGGAAGGAGCCAATTTCAAACCCGACTTGATCGCCTGGGCTCCGCTGAAGGAAGAGCTGGCGAAAGCAGGCCCGGCCCACAGCACGTACCGCGCCTCGTATTGGCACGCCCAGCCGCCCGCCGCCCACTCCCGTTTCCTGCTGCCCCACAGACTGCTGCCTGCCCCCGAGACCTACACCACCACCTACCGCCACACCTACAGCCACTGTCAGCCCAATCCCAGTGTCCTCACGGACATGATGACGGGCCGTGTGGTCACGCGGCCGCTGGAGAAGGAGGTCACCTTCGCGTACATGAACGGGAGGCTGGAGCCGAAAACCAGCCAGCCCAGGAGACCTCACACTTCCCTGGCCCCCCTCTCGGTTTCTGACTGCCTTAAGTGGCACgtaacacagtaa
- the LOC107077422 gene encoding uncharacterized protein C3orf84 isoform X1, whose product MPRDLAGSWFPTGYHGHTRSKSRNDFLQEYRLAARPCPPERLIQRLRENPRKHSFSKHDNRHVFQGNAVYFESSGCCSPKGLGTRRVKTAIAEGANFKPDLIAWAPLKEELAKAGPAHSTYRASYWHAQPPAAHSRFLLPHRLLPAPETYTTTYRHTYSHCQPNPSVLTDMMTGRVVTRPLEKEVTFAYMNGRLEPKTSQPRRPHTSLAPLSVSDCLKWHVTQ is encoded by the exons ATGCCGAGAGATCTGGCTGGGTCTTGG TTTCCCACTGGGTATCATGGACACACCCGCAGTAAATCCCGCAATGACTTCCTGCAGGAGTATCGTCTAGCAGCCAGACCCTGTCCCCCAGAGAGACTCATACAGAGGCTCAGG gaaaatccaAGGAAACACAGTTTCTCCAAACACGATAACCGGCACGTGTTCCAGGGCAACGCGGTTTACTTTGAAAGT TCAGGCTGTTGTTCTCCAAAGGGTCTGGGAACGCGGAGGGTGAAAACTGCCATCGCGGAAGGAGCCAATTTCAAACCCGACTTGATCGCCTGGGCTCCGCTGAAGGAAGAGCTGGCGAAAGCAGGCCCGGCCCACAGCACGTACCGCGCCTCGTATTGGCACGCCCAGCCGCCCGCCGCCCACTCCCGTTTCCTGCTGCCCCACAGACTGCTGCCTGCCCCCGAGACCTACACCACCACCTACCGCCACACCTACAGCCACTGTCAGCCCAATCCCAGTGTCCTCACGGACATGATGACGGGCCGTGTGGTCACGCGGCCGCTGGAGAAGGAGGTCACCTTCGCGTACATGAACGGGAGGCTGGAGCCGAAAACCAGCCAGCCCAGGAGACCTCACACTTCCCTGGCCCCCCTCTCGGTTTCTGACTGCCTTAAGTGGCACgtaacacagtaa